DNA sequence from the Tepidibacillus fermentans genome:
AAATACCCCTAGATAGCTTAGGAATTCGCTCACAAATCCTGACATACCAGGTAGACCTAGTGAAGCTAACGCTCCTGTTAGTAGTAGTCCACTTGTAATTGGCATGGTTGATGCCATTCCACCAAGTTCCCCCATATCCGCAGTATGTGTACGTTTGTAAATCACACCAACGATAAAGAAGAAGAGGGCGGATAAGAATCCATGGGATACCATTTGAAAGATTGCGCCTTGAAATCCGTAGCTGTTCATCGCACCTAAACCAAGCAGAATGATACCCATGTGGCTAATACTGGAATACACAACGACCATTTTGAAATCTTTTTGGACGAACGCTAAGATAGCACCGTATAGTAGGTTGATAATACCTAATATAACTAAGAATGTGGCTAAATCCTTTGCAATTCCTGGGAAGAAGGAATATTCCATACGGAATAGACCGTAAGCACCAATTTTTAAGAGTACACCAGAAAGAATCATAGACATCGATGCAGGAGCCTGATAGTGTACTTTGAGAATCCAAGAATGGAATGGGAATAATGGTACCTTGATTCCGAACGCAACAAGTAAAGCTGCAAATACTCCATATTTAAACGCATTACTAAATCCATCTTGGGCATAAGGTGAATTTGGACTGGTTAAATTGTGAATTAATGTTGGGATGTCAGTTGTAAATGTTGCTCCATTTGGTCCTTCCACATAACCAGCATTGATTAAAAGAATAATGAAAGAGATAAGCATAATCGCAGAACCTAATCCATTGTAAATCAAGAAGGTAAATGCTGCATCTTCTCTTCCTTCATTCCCCCATACACCAATTAAGAAGAACATGGTGATCAGAGTTAATTCAAAGAAGATAAAGAATAAGAATAGGTTTTGCGCTACGAATACTCCGTATAAACCAATTTGCATCAAGAAGAATAAGATAAAGTATTCTTTTTCCCGCTTTTCAATGATATTCGCTGCGGCTAATGCCGACATCGTTGCAACGATTGTCGCAAGTACCACAAGTGGCATCGATAAACCATCTACACTTAAACTGTAATTAAATTCGATGGTGTTATCCCCAACCATAAATTGAATCCATTTATAGTTTTCAACAAACTGCATACCATCAACAGTATGGTCAAATTTAAGGAACAATCCAATAGCCAATACTAATGGAATAAGAGTTACCAAGACGCCAATAAATTTAATTGTGCCTGCCTTATCCTTAGGCACGAATGCAAGTAAGAGAACTCCTAGTAATGGCGAGAAGGTGATGAGGGTAAGTAAACCGATTGAATTCATCAGAACAACCTCCCTGCCGTCAAGCTAACAAATAACAGTACTAATCCAATAACCATGATTAGACCATATGTTTGAACCTGACCATTTTGTAATCTGGAACCAAGATAACCAAAAAACTTGGAAATCCATACTGCTAGTTGAACCAATCCACCGATAATAAACTTATCAAAGAACTTTAAGAAGTAACCAAATAAAGTATACGGACGTATCACTGCGGTATCGTATAATTCATCCACATAGTATTTATTGAACAGTAACTTGTGCAATCCTTTTGGCTCTGTATTTTTCACTTTGTGGTTACGTCCATAAACAAGGTATGCGAAACCAATCCCCGCTAATGCAGCAATGATCGATGCAATCATGATCCATGATGGAGCTTCTACATGAGCATGAGCAATCGTTCCTTCTGCAGTAATCCATTCACCAAATCCAGCATACTCGAAGTAACCTGCAACAATTGCTAATACTGCTAAAACCATCATTGGAAATGTCATATTAAGCGGTGACTCATGAACATGATGATTATTATGTCTTGGTGTACCAGAGAAAGTTAAGAAATACAATCTAAACATATAGAATGCTGTCATAATCGCTGCAATCAATGCTAATGTAAACAAGACATAGTGACCGCTAGCATAAGTAGACATTAAAATCATATCTTTTGAGAAAAAGCCAGCAAATCCTGGAAATCCAGCGATTGCTAGAGCACCAATCAAGAATACGGCTCTAGTAATCTTCATATCCTTACCAACGCCACCCATTTCTTTAATGTTTTGTGTCCCTACTGAATGGATGACACTACCAGCTGCTAGGAATAATAACGCTTTAAAGAATGCGTGGGTAAATAAGTGGAATACCCCAGCTACATAACCAGCTGACCCTAATGCTAACATCATGTAACCTAACTGACTCACTGTCGAATAAGCAAGTACACGTTTGATATCGTTTTGTACCAAACCAATCGATGCTGCAAAAATTGCTGTAAAGCCACCAATCACGGCAACAACCATTAATGCTGTTTCAGACGCTTCAAATAATGGGAACATCCTTGCAACCAAATATACCCCTGCAGCAACCATCGTTGCGGCGTGGATTAATGCAGAAACAGGTGTAGGACCTTCCATCGCATCTGGTAACCATGTATGTAATGGAAATTGACCAGATTTACCAACCGCACCAATAAAGATTAAGATCGCCGTTAATGTAATGAAGCTTGGAGCA
Encoded proteins:
- a CDS encoding complex I subunit 4 family protein, with the protein product MNSIGLLTLITFSPLLGVLLLAFVPKDKAGTIKFIGVLVTLIPLVLAIGLFLKFDHTVDGMQFVENYKWIQFMVGDNTIEFNYSLSVDGLSMPLVVLATIVATMSALAAANIIEKREKEYFILFFLMQIGLYGVFVAQNLFLFFIFFELTLITMFFLIGVWGNEGREDAAFTFLIYNGLGSAIMLISFIILLINAGYVEGPNGATFTTDIPTLIHNLTSPNSPYAQDGFSNAFKYGVFAALLVAFGIKVPLFPFHSWILKVHYQAPASMSMILSGVLLKIGAYGLFRMEYSFFPGIAKDLATFLVILGIINLLYGAILAFVQKDFKMVVVYSSISHMGIILLGLGAMNSYGFQGAIFQMVSHGFLSALFFFIVGVIYKRTHTADMGELGGMASTMPITSGLLLTGALASLGLPGMSGFVSEFLSYLGVFKTMPVLAAIGTLGIVFTSAYLLRAVLNVTYGPTKDKVKGLSDASVLELVPMVVLVAFVVLIGVYPSILSDPIQTTLQSLLSRIGG
- the nuoL gene encoding NADH-quinone oxidoreductase subunit L, with amino-acid sequence MLENAWLIPLFPLISFILLVLFGRKLKEGAAYVGIAALLTSFILALLVFIQRLGEGAENYLKNIPWLTVGDKTITVGFEVNELNAMMLFVVTLVSLMVHIYSKGYMHGDERFPVFYSYLSLFTFSMLSLVISPNILQAYIFWELVGATSFLLIGFYYFKPSARAAAKKAFITTRIGDLGIFIGLSLLFWKTGTFEYSGIFEAVKSGDLAPSFITLTAILIFIGAVGKSGQFPLHTWLPDAMEGPTPVSALIHAATMVAAGVYLVARMFPLFEASETALMVVAVIGGFTAIFAASIGLVQNDIKRVLAYSTVSQLGYMMLALGSAGYVAGVFHLFTHAFFKALLFLAAGSVIHSVGTQNIKEMGGVGKDMKITRAVFLIGALAIAGFPGFAGFFSKDMILMSTYASGHYVLFTLALIAAIMTAFYMFRLYFLTFSGTPRHNNHHVHESPLNMTFPMMVLAVLAIVAGYFEYAGFGEWITAEGTIAHAHVEAPSWIMIASIIAALAGIGFAYLVYGRNHKVKNTEPKGLHKLLFNKYYVDELYDTAVIRPYTLFGYFLKFFDKFIIGGLVQLAVWISKFFGYLGSRLQNGQVQTYGLIMVIGLVLLFVSLTAGRLF